One window from the genome of Rhodopseudomonas sp. P2A-2r encodes:
- a CDS encoding FadR/GntR family transcriptional regulator, with the protein MSPQIVSIPTQRAHSNHAEVARNIGINIISGRYAEGTKLPGDAELTLLFGVSRPVLREAVKTLVAKGLLSTKARVGTVVRERSAWNMFDIDVLAWHLDAGIDKRFLRDLADIRLAVEPHAAALAAERRTEAEVAELRRSMACMRAAPSDSVSFADADLSLHITVANASGNPFMRSIGWVIEAALRASFILSAPVEAPERETVLASHERIVEAIAAQDADEAAAQMTSVILNGLRRHGAAD; encoded by the coding sequence ATGAGCCCGCAGATCGTTTCCATCCCGACCCAGCGCGCCCATTCCAACCATGCCGAAGTGGCCCGCAACATCGGTATCAACATCATCTCCGGCCGCTACGCCGAGGGCACCAAGCTGCCCGGCGATGCCGAGCTGACTCTGCTGTTCGGCGTGTCGCGCCCGGTGCTGCGCGAAGCTGTCAAGACCCTGGTGGCCAAGGGGTTGCTCAGCACCAAGGCGCGGGTCGGTACCGTGGTGCGCGAGCGCTCGGCCTGGAACATGTTCGACATCGACGTGCTCGCCTGGCATCTCGACGCCGGCATCGACAAGCGCTTCCTGCGCGACCTTGCCGACATCCGGCTGGCGGTGGAACCGCACGCCGCCGCCCTGGCCGCCGAACGCCGCACCGAGGCCGAAGTCGCCGAGCTGCGCCGCAGCATGGCCTGCATGCGCGCCGCACCGTCGGACTCCGTGAGCTTTGCCGACGCCGACCTCAGCCTGCACATCACCGTGGCCAACGCCTCCGGCAACCCGTTCATGCGCTCGATCGGCTGGGTCATCGAGGCGGCGCTGCGCGCCTCGTTCATCCTGAGCGCGCCGGTCGAGGCGCCGGAGCGCGAGACCGTGCTGGCGTCGCATGAGCGGATCGTCGAGGCGATCGCCGCCCAGGATGCCGATGAGGCGGCTGCGCAGATGACCAGCGTGATCCTGAACGGGTTGCGCCGGCATGGCGCGGCGGATTGA
- a CDS encoding aldose epimerase family protein — protein sequence MTGTVTRDIFGHLPDGTAVERICLRTADGIEARIITWGAALQALLVPDRNGDIADVVLGFDDLDGYTVPGRYFGATVGRYANRIAGAGFDLDGTRVALAANEAPNALHGGVEGFCRKIWTVVATEDGPAPAVTLALHSPDGDEGYPGALDVRASYRISGPGELTIDYTAGTSRPTVVSLTNHSFFNLDGAAVGGDILDHRLSLAADAFLAIDEHRIPQQGAPRDVAGSPFDFRDAHAIGARIRDADAQLQRGRGYDHNFCLRDSSDLRLAATLQAPRSGRIMELHTNQPGLQFYSGNYLDGSVTGKDGRPHRQFDALCLEPQNWPDAPNRPDFPSARLDPGTTYRNQTLYRFSTA from the coding sequence ATGACAGGCACCGTCACGCGCGACATCTTCGGTCACCTGCCCGACGGCACGGCGGTGGAACGCATCTGCCTGCGCACCGCCGACGGAATCGAGGCACGGATCATCACCTGGGGCGCCGCGCTGCAGGCATTGCTGGTGCCGGACCGCAACGGTGACATCGCGGACGTCGTCCTCGGCTTCGACGATCTCGACGGCTACACCGTGCCGGGTCGTTATTTCGGTGCGACCGTCGGCCGCTATGCCAACCGCATTGCAGGTGCCGGCTTCGATCTCGACGGCACGCGCGTTGCCCTTGCGGCCAATGAAGCGCCCAACGCCCTGCATGGCGGCGTCGAGGGCTTCTGCCGCAAGATCTGGACCGTCGTCGCCACCGAGGACGGTCCGGCCCCCGCCGTGACGCTGGCACTTCACAGCCCCGACGGCGACGAGGGTTATCCGGGCGCGCTCGACGTCCGCGCCAGCTACCGCATCTCGGGGCCTGGCGAACTGACCATCGACTACACGGCCGGCACCTCGCGGCCGACGGTGGTGAGCCTGACCAATCACAGCTTCTTCAACCTCGACGGCGCCGCGGTTGGAGGCGATATCCTCGACCATCGCCTGAGCCTGGCCGCCGACGCCTTCCTCGCCATCGACGAGCACAGGATTCCGCAGCAGGGCGCGCCGCGCGACGTCGCTGGCTCGCCGTTCGATTTCCGCGACGCCCATGCGATCGGCGCCCGGATTCGCGACGCCGACGCGCAGCTGCAGCGCGGTCGCGGCTATGACCACAATTTCTGCCTGCGCGACTCGTCCGACCTGCGGCTCGCCGCAACGCTGCAGGCGCCTCGTTCCGGCCGCATCATGGAGCTACACACCAACCAGCCCGGCCTGCAGTTCTATTCCGGCAACTATCTCGACGGCAGCGTGACGGGCAAGGACGGCCGCCCGCACCGTCAGTTCGACGCGCTGTGCCTCGAGCCGCAAAACTGGCCCGACGCGCCGAACCGGCCGGACTTCCCGTCCGCACGCCTCGACCCCGGCACCACCTACCGGAACCAGACGCTCTACCGATTTTCGACCGCCTGA
- a CDS encoding ABC transporter permease encodes MAFRLPRSGLPQVVAFLAILAINWTVSPQFFDLRLQDGRLFGSLVDVFNRGAPVALLSLGMVLVIATRGIDLSVGAVMAISGAIAASLADSHSLPVVLAAALGAGLVCGLWNGFLVAVLGIQPIVATLILMVAGRGIAQLITEGRIVTFTAPDLVWFGGGSVLGIPAPVAITLGMLLVTLALVRGTALGLMIEATGGNARASALAGVGTTAMTMAVYVWCSLCAALAGIVAAADILGADANNAGLWLELDAILAVVIGGTSLFGGRFSLVFAMLGALIIQAMNTGILLSGFRPEFNLVVKAVVVLVVLLLQSPRLSGLGLLLSKVRK; translated from the coding sequence ATGGCATTTCGCCTGCCCCGCTCCGGCCTGCCGCAAGTGGTCGCCTTTCTGGCGATCCTCGCCATCAACTGGACCGTGTCGCCGCAATTCTTCGATCTCAGGCTGCAGGACGGACGGCTGTTCGGCAGCCTGGTCGATGTCTTCAACCGCGGCGCGCCAGTAGCATTGCTGTCGCTCGGCATGGTGCTGGTGATCGCCACCCGCGGCATCGATCTCTCGGTCGGTGCGGTGATGGCGATCTCCGGCGCCATCGCCGCGAGCCTCGCCGACAGCCACTCGCTGCCGGTGGTGCTGGCGGCGGCCCTCGGCGCCGGCCTGGTGTGCGGCTTGTGGAACGGTTTCCTGGTCGCGGTGCTCGGTATCCAGCCGATCGTCGCGACGCTGATCCTGATGGTCGCCGGGCGCGGCATCGCGCAATTGATTACCGAGGGCCGCATCGTCACCTTCACCGCGCCGGATCTGGTGTGGTTCGGCGGCGGCTCGGTGCTCGGCATTCCCGCGCCGGTGGCGATCACGCTCGGCATGCTGCTTGTCACCCTGGCTTTGGTACGCGGCACCGCGCTGGGGCTGATGATCGAAGCCACCGGCGGCAATGCCCGCGCCAGCGCGCTGGCCGGCGTCGGCACCACGGCCATGACCATGGCGGTCTATGTCTGGTGCAGTCTTTGCGCGGCGCTGGCGGGCATCGTTGCCGCCGCAGATATTCTCGGCGCCGATGCCAACAATGCCGGCCTGTGGCTCGAGCTCGACGCCATCCTCGCCGTGGTGATCGGCGGCACGTCGCTGTTCGGCGGCCGCTTCAGCCTGGTTTTCGCGATGTTGGGCGCGTTGATCATCCAGGCCATGAACACCGGCATCCTGCTGTCCGGCTTCCGTCCGGAATTCAATCTGGTGGTCAAGGCCGTGGTGGTGCTGGTGGTGCTGCTGCTGCAGTCGCCGCGGTTGTCCGGCCTCGGCCTGCTGCTGTCGAAGGTGCGGAAATGA
- a CDS encoding Gfo/Idh/MocA family protein → MNPIQLAIVGLGKIARDQHIPAIAATDGIELRAVASRNAALDGIAHFATLDELLTQAPEIDAVALCTPPQVRRAQAAAALAAGKHVLLEKPPGATVSEMAPLIAAAKDSGKTLFASWHSRFAAAVEPARAFLANREIRSVAIAWKEDVRVWHPGQRWIFEPGGLGVFDPGINALSILTRILPRPFFLTEAELSFPANCAAPIAANLDFSDESGMAIRAEFNFLQTGPQTWEIRVETGDGVLTLSEGGAKLTYAGVALAETQQEYPALYRHFVDLVRRGTSDVDLAPLIHVADAFMLGRRLVVDAFED, encoded by the coding sequence GTGAATCCGATTCAACTCGCCATCGTCGGCCTCGGCAAGATCGCGCGGGACCAGCACATCCCGGCCATCGCGGCGACGGACGGCATTGAGCTCAGGGCCGTCGCCAGCCGCAATGCCGCGCTCGACGGCATCGCCCACTTCGCCACCCTCGACGAGTTGCTGACGCAGGCGCCCGAGATCGATGCGGTGGCGCTGTGCACCCCGCCGCAAGTCCGCCGGGCGCAGGCCGCCGCCGCACTCGCCGCCGGCAAGCACGTGTTGCTGGAAAAGCCTCCGGGCGCCACGGTCAGCGAAATGGCGCCGCTGATCGCCGCGGCGAAGGACTCCGGCAAGACGCTGTTCGCCAGCTGGCATTCGCGCTTCGCCGCGGCCGTTGAACCGGCACGGGCGTTCCTCGCCAACCGCGAGATCCGGTCCGTCGCCATTGCATGGAAGGAAGACGTACGTGTCTGGCATCCCGGCCAGCGCTGGATCTTCGAGCCGGGCGGGCTCGGCGTATTCGATCCCGGCATCAATGCGCTGTCGATCCTGACCCGCATCCTGCCGCGGCCATTTTTCCTGACCGAGGCGGAGCTGTCGTTCCCGGCCAATTGCGCGGCGCCGATTGCGGCGAATCTGGATTTCTCCGACGAGAGCGGCATGGCCATCCGCGCCGAATTCAACTTTCTGCAGACCGGCCCGCAGACCTGGGAGATCCGTGTCGAAACCGGCGACGGCGTGTTGACGTTGTCCGAAGGCGGCGCGAAGCTCACTTATGCCGGCGTGGCACTGGCGGAAACGCAGCAGGAATACCCCGCGCTGTATCGTCACTTCGTCGACCTGGTCCGGCGCGGTACATCGGATGTCGATCTCGCACCTCTGATCCATGTTGCGGATGCTTTCATGCTGGGCCGGCGCCTTGTCGTCGACGCGTTCGAGGATTGA
- the chvE gene encoding multiple monosaccharide ABC transporter substrate-binding protein, with translation MNFIRTTLSAVALAALALSGQAVAQSKPTVGIAMPTKASARWIADGDNIVKVLKERGYGTDLQYAEDDIPNQLSQIENMVTKGAKVLVVASIDGTTLSDVLAQAKAKGITIIAYDRLIKETPNVDYYATFDNFQVGVLQAQSIEAALKLKEGKGPFNIELFGGSPDDNNAYFFYDGAMSVLKPYIDSGKLVVASGQMGMNKVSTLRWDGATAQARMDNLLSAFYTNKKLNAVLSPYDGLSIGILSSLKGVGYGSGDMPMPIVTGQDAEVPSIKSMLRGEQYSTIFKDTRELAKVTADMVDAALSGKQVQVNDTKTYNNGRKVVPSYLLKPVSVDKSNWEKVLVESGYYKKSQF, from the coding sequence ATGAATTTCATCAGGACAACTCTGTCTGCCGTGGCCCTCGCCGCGCTCGCGTTGAGCGGCCAGGCCGTCGCCCAGAGCAAGCCCACCGTCGGCATCGCCATGCCGACCAAGGCCTCCGCGCGCTGGATCGCCGATGGCGACAACATCGTGAAGGTACTGAAGGAGCGCGGCTACGGCACCGATCTGCAATATGCCGAAGACGACATTCCGAACCAGCTGTCGCAGATCGAGAACATGGTGACCAAGGGCGCCAAGGTGCTGGTGGTTGCCTCGATCGACGGCACCACTCTGTCCGACGTGCTGGCCCAGGCCAAGGCCAAGGGCATCACCATCATCGCCTACGACCGGCTGATCAAGGAGACCCCCAACGTCGACTACTACGCCACCTTCGACAACTTCCAGGTCGGCGTGCTGCAGGCGCAGTCGATCGAGGCCGCGTTGAAGCTGAAGGAAGGCAAGGGCCCGTTCAACATCGAGCTGTTCGGCGGCTCGCCCGACGACAACAACGCCTACTTCTTCTATGACGGCGCCATGTCGGTGCTGAAGCCCTATATCGACAGCGGCAAGCTGGTGGTGGCCAGCGGCCAGATGGGCATGAACAAGGTCTCGACCCTGCGCTGGGACGGCGCCACCGCCCAGGCCCGCATGGATAACCTGCTCAGCGCCTTCTACACCAACAAGAAACTGAACGCTGTGCTGTCGCCGTATGACGGCCTGTCGATCGGTATCCTGTCGTCGCTGAAGGGCGTCGGCTACGGCAGCGGCGACATGCCGATGCCCATCGTCACGGGCCAGGACGCCGAAGTCCCGTCGATCAAGTCGATGCTGCGCGGCGAGCAGTATTCCACCATCTTCAAGGACACCCGCGAACTCGCCAAGGTCACCGCCGACATGGTGGATGCGGCGCTGAGCGGCAAGCAGGTGCAGGTCAACGACACCAAGACCTACAACAACGGCCGCAAGGTCGTTCCGTCCTACCTGCTCAAGCCGGTGTCCGTCGACAAGAGCAACTGGGAGAAGGTGCTGGTCGAGAGCGGCTATTACAAGAAGTCGCAGTTCTGA
- the yjfF gene encoding galactofuranose ABC transporter, permease protein YjfF, with product MNRLFPVLVTLAVFVAGFILCSVQFPNFASTRVVADLLTDNAFLGIVATGMTFVIISGGIDLSVGAVIGFTTVFLAIAIEHLGLSPWLAFALILLICAGFGAAMGAVIQFFDLPPFIVTLAGMFLARGTSFLMSTESIPITAPLYANLADHAIALPGGGQLTVIAMIMLAVFAAGMVLLHFTKFGANVYALGGSRISAALMGIRVGRTTILIYMLSSVLAGLSGIVFSFYTSAGYSLSAVGVELDTIAAVVIGGTLLTGGYGFVFGTFVGVLIQGLIQSYINFDGTLSSWWTKIATGILLFTFIVLQQAMVGFARRSSRRSLGATSS from the coding sequence ATGAACCGGCTGTTTCCCGTCCTCGTCACATTGGCGGTGTTCGTCGCCGGCTTTATCCTCTGTTCGGTCCAGTTTCCGAACTTCGCTTCGACGCGAGTCGTGGCCGACCTGCTCACCGACAACGCCTTCCTCGGCATCGTCGCCACCGGCATGACCTTCGTCATCATATCCGGCGGCATCGACCTGTCGGTCGGCGCGGTGATCGGCTTCACCACGGTGTTCCTGGCCATCGCCATCGAGCATCTCGGCCTGTCGCCGTGGCTGGCCTTCGCCTTGATCCTGCTGATCTGCGCCGGCTTCGGCGCGGCGATGGGCGCGGTGATCCAGTTTTTCGACCTGCCGCCCTTCATCGTCACCCTCGCGGGGATGTTCCTGGCGCGCGGCACCAGCTTCCTGATGTCGACCGAATCGATCCCGATCACGGCGCCGCTCTATGCCAACCTCGCCGACCACGCCATCGCGCTGCCCGGCGGCGGCCAGCTCACCGTGATTGCGATGATCATGCTTGCGGTGTTCGCCGCCGGCATGGTGCTGCTGCACTTCACGAAATTCGGGGCCAATGTCTACGCGCTCGGCGGCAGCCGCATCTCCGCGGCGTTGATGGGCATCCGCGTCGGGCGGACTACGATCCTGATCTACATGCTGTCCAGCGTGTTGGCAGGTCTGTCCGGCATCGTGTTCTCGTTCTACACCTCTGCCGGCTATTCGCTGTCGGCGGTCGGCGTCGAGCTGGACACCATCGCCGCGGTGGTGATCGGCGGCACGCTGCTCACCGGCGGTTATGGCTTCGTGTTCGGCACTTTTGTGGGCGTGCTGATCCAGGGCCTGATCCAGAGCTACATCAACTTCGACGGCACGCTGTCTAGCTGGTGGACCAAGATTGCCACCGGCATCCTGCTGTTCACATTTATTGTGTTGCAGCAGGCTATGGTTGGCTTCGCCCGCCGGTCCAGCCGCCGCAGCCTGGGAGCGACGTCGTCATGA
- a CDS encoding SMP-30/gluconolactonase/LRE family protein, producing the protein MSEPSSIMTAPGIEDVPTTTLDTTRCHLGEGSNYDSGSDTAWWFDILERRLFEAELDTGKTTSHALPIMASALTFIDDTHQLLAADDGLYIRDIIDGRLTLHTAIEDDNAGTRSNDARVHPCGTFWTSSMGRKAETGAGAIYALHQGALTRLYANVTIPNAICFAPDGATGYFADTHKNVLHRVALDPATGLPTGAPETLYVHLGEGGLDGAVVDRDGVIWCARWGGGCVDAYSPDGVRLRTLRVPARQPSCPVFIGAGFDRMLITSAHEGMDDKARAADPDHGRTFVMDPGARGRPEPRVRLGST; encoded by the coding sequence ATGAGCGAGCCCAGCAGCATCATGACCGCGCCCGGCATCGAAGACGTGCCGACGACGACGCTCGACACCACGCGCTGCCATCTCGGCGAGGGCTCGAACTACGATTCCGGCTCCGACACCGCCTGGTGGTTCGACATCCTCGAACGCCGGCTGTTCGAGGCGGAACTCGACACCGGCAAGACCACGTCCCATGCACTGCCGATCATGGCCAGCGCGCTGACCTTCATCGACGATACGCACCAGCTGCTGGCGGCGGACGATGGCCTCTACATCCGCGACATCATCGATGGCCGGCTGACGCTGCACACGGCGATCGAGGACGACAATGCCGGGACGCGCTCCAACGATGCGCGGGTGCATCCGTGCGGCACGTTCTGGACCAGCAGCATGGGACGCAAGGCAGAGACCGGTGCGGGCGCTATTTACGCGTTGCATCAGGGCGCGCTGACCCGGCTGTACGCCAACGTCACCATTCCCAACGCCATCTGCTTTGCACCGGACGGTGCCACCGGCTATTTCGCCGACACCCACAAGAACGTCCTCCACCGCGTCGCGCTGGATCCGGCGACGGGCCTGCCGACCGGCGCGCCCGAGACGCTCTATGTGCATCTCGGCGAAGGCGGTCTCGACGGCGCGGTGGTCGATCGCGACGGTGTGATCTGGTGCGCGCGCTGGGGCGGCGGCTGCGTCGACGCCTACTCGCCGGACGGCGTCCGGCTGCGGACCCTGCGCGTGCCGGCGCGGCAGCCGAGTTGCCCCGTGTTCATCGGCGCCGGTTTCGACCGCATGCTGATCACCTCGGCGCATGAGGGAATGGACGACAAGGCGCGTGCCGCCGACCCGGACCATGGCCGGACCTTCGTGATGGATCCGGGCGCGCGCGGGCGGCCCGAACCGCGTGTCAGACTGGGCTCGACGTAA